One Poecilia reticulata strain Guanapo linkage group LG19, Guppy_female_1.0+MT, whole genome shotgun sequence genomic window carries:
- the uqcc4 gene encoding ubiquinol-cytochrome c reductase complex assembly factor 4 → MSPSAGRAFSGFTSRILGRGMRIKNASASVGLRSLSLTSPASARSKPSSDDEAVSSEPIKFSTSMASHRTWRVDRSLGSQHERPWWKVVPISLAFTAFLLWCIMRSDTDIDTQLEKHLYEHLPDLEEDEEE, encoded by the exons ATGTCTCCATCAGCAGGACGAGCTTTCAGTGGTTTCACCTCTAGGATCCTTGGTAGAGGAATGCGGATTAAAAACGCGTCGGCTTCCGTAGG TTTGAGGTCGCTATCGCTGACCTCCCCGGCGTCGGCCCGGTCCAAACCATCGTCAGACGACGAAGCGGTCAGCAGCGAACCCATCAAGTTCTCCACCAGCATGGCCAGCCACCGGACCTGGAGGGTGGACCGGTCCCTGGGCAGCCAGCACGAGCGGCCCTGGTGGAAGGTGGTGCCCATCAGCCTGGCCTTCACCGCCTTCCTGCTGTGGTGCATCATGAGGTCGGACACGGACATCGACACTCAGCTGGAGAAGCACCTGTACGAACATTTACCCGACctggaggaggacgaggaggagtgA
- the LOC103481069 gene encoding G-protein coupled estrogen receptor 1, which produces MKPDMGINMFTDPRAGENLTVLPNLTQRASENIEHYLIHLFLSGFYTLILFPVGLVGNFLILVVNLAHRGRLSAPDLYFANLAAADLILVADSLIEVFNLKKGYYDNAGLCTFMNLFQQVNLYSSIFFLTWMSFDRFAALTRIAAGAAHACRSCCLIWAFAVLLTLLPFAVAQVQHSGELNFCFANVSQVQWLEVTLGFLLPLCILAVCYWRIAQVLRRSQRHRPRRQRALRMIAAAVLVFFICWLPVNVFISVHLLSGADAAGADAAGADTLWELYPLTGHAVRLAAFSNSCLNPLIYGFMGETFRKKLRLLLQEKNRSAKLQRFASEKHIYAPVAPTCQHNTCDTSSPSTKSSSNGLLTETTEAKDL; this is translated from the coding sequence ATGAAGCCTGATATGGGCATAAACATGTTCACGGATCCCAGAGCTGGGGAGAACCTCACGGTGCTGCCGAACCTGACCCAGCGGGCCTCGGAGAACATCGAGCATTACCTCATCCACCTCTTCCTGTCCGGGTTTTACACCCTGATTCTGTTTCCTGTCGGCCTGGTGGGGAACTTCCTGATCCTGGTGGTCAACCTGGCCCACCGGGGCCGGCTGTCGGCGCCGGACCTGTACTTCGCCAACCTGGCGGCGGCCGACCTGATCCTGGTGGCCGACTCCCTGATCGAGGTGTTCAACCTGAAGAAGGGTTACTATGACAACGCCGGCCTCTGCACCTTCATGAACCTCTTCCAGCAGGTCAACCTGTACAGCAGCATCTTCTTCCTCACCTGGATGAGCTTCGACCGCTTCGCGGCGCTGACCCGAATCGCCGCCGGCGCCGCACATGCCTGCCGCAGCTGCTGCCTCATCTGGGCGTTCGCGGTGCTGCTCACCTTGCTGCCGTTCGCCGTCGCCCAGGTGCAGCACTCCGGCGAGCTCAACTTCTGCTTCGCCAACGTCAGCCAGGTGCAGTGGCTGGAGGTGACGCTGGGCTTCCTGCTGCCGCTCTGCATCCTGGCCGTGTGCTACTGGAGGATCGCGCAGGTGCTGCGGCGCAGCCAGAGGCACCGGCCCCGCCGGCAGCGAGCGCTGCGCATGATCGCCGCCGCCGTGCTGGTCTTCTTCATCTGCTGGCTGCCAGTGAACGTCTTCATCAGCGTTCACCTCCTGAGTGGCGCCGACGCGGCGGGCGCCGACGCGGCGGGCGCCGACACGCTGTGGGAGCTTTACCCGCTGACGGGCCACGCCGTCCGGCTCGCAGCCTTCTCCAACAGCTGCCTCAACCCGCTAATCTACGGCTTCATGGGCGAAACGTTTCGGAAGAAGCTGAGGCTGTTACTCCAGGAGAAAAACCGCAGCGCCAAGCTGCAACGGTTTGCTtcggaaaaacacatttatgctCCAGTCGCACCGACATGTCAGCATAACACATGCGACACTTCGAGTCCCTCCACTAAGTCCAGCTCTAACGGCCTCCTGACCGAAACCACAGAGGCAAAAGACTTGTGA
- the lg19h8orf33 gene encoding UPF0488 protein C8orf33 homolog, producing MTEETLLFIDIRDSKISTAAEAESSGSLWTSSDNSFRFNFVTGSDTAAPPPPPAAPPTFTGQTSAFAFNFQIPPAEDMDTAEAAKPASLLGNQQEGPSRPQGGATACETSDQTKTKKKKKQKSGKKKPSDSETRQKPAEENQKEEEPSPEEQLDRELNWCIEQLQLGMTSQKGTPKQKEEASRALKTLRSSKAPLVKKRQLMRALTGDYRKKMEEEKNKQFQLIQSETASAQVKVVSDSPKKSIFHRRAEAGAGPGAWQVQQQQRTEPRGAATQEETPAFSFVPSQEEFHFNFF from the exons ATGACCGAGGAAACGCTGCTGTTCATAG ATATTCGAGACTCGAAGATCTCCACGGCGGCTGAAGCTGAGAGCAGTGGGTCGCTCTGGACCTCCAGCGATAACTCCTTCAGATTTAACTTCGTCACGGGCAGCGACACCgccgcgccgccgccgccgccagcCGCGCCGCCGACCTTCACGGGGCAGACCTCCGCTTTTGCTTTCAACTTTCAAATCCCTCCTGCAGAAGACATGGACACGGCAGAGGCTGCAAAACCCGCctcgttgctaggcaaccaacaGGAAGGGCCTTCCCGACCACAGGGGGGCGCCACTGCGTGTGAAACGTCAgatcagaccaaaacaaagaagaagaagaagcagaaatctGGGAAGAAGAAGCCGTCCGACTCCGAGACTCGGCAGAAACCGGCAGAAGAGAATCAGAAAGAGGAAGAGccg AGCCCAGAAGAGCAGCTGGACCGGGAGCTGAACTGGTGCAtcgagcagctgcagctgggaATGACGTCCCAGAAGGGAACGCCAAAACAGA AGGAGGAGGCCTCCCGCGCCCTGAAGACGCTGCGCAGCTCCAAAGCTCCTCTGGTGAAGAAGCGGCAGCTGATGAGAGCCTTGACTGGGGATTACAGgaagaagatggaggaggagaagaacaAGCAGTTCCAGCTCATTCAGAGCG AAACTGCATCGGCTCAGGTCAAAGTGGTGTCGGATTCCCCGAAGAAGTCCATTTTCCACCGCAGAGCGGAGGCAGGAGCCGGTCCAGGAGCCTGGcaggtccagcagcagcagcggacCGAACCGCGCGGCGCCGCGACTCAGGAAGAGACGCCGGCCTTCAGCTTCGTTCCATCCCAGGAGGAATTTCACTTCAATTTCTTCTGA
- the h3f3d gene encoding H3 histone, family 3D: protein MARTKQTARKSTGGKAPRKQLATKAARKSAPSTGGVKKPHRYRPGTVALREIRRYQKSTELLIRKLPFQRLVREIAQDFKTDLRFQSAAIGALQEASEAYLVGLFEDTNLCAIHAKRVTIMPKDIQLARRIRGERA, encoded by the exons ATGGCTCGTACCAAGCAGACCGCTCGTAAATCCACCGGAGGAAAAGCTCCCAGAAAGCAGCTGGCGACCAAAGCAGCCAGGAAGAGTGCGCCCTCTACCGGCGGCGTCAAGAAGCCGCACAGATACAG gcCCGGTACCGTTGCGCTGCGTGAGATCCGTCGGTACCAGAAGTCCACTGAGCTTCTCATCAGGAAGCTGCCGTTCCAGCGCCTCGTCAGAGAAATCGCTCAGGACTTCAAGACCGACCTGCGTTTCCAGAGCGCCGCTATCGGAGCGCTGCAG GAGGCCAGCGAGGCCTACCTGGTCGGCCTGTTTGAGGACACCAACCTGTGCGCCATCCACGCCAAGAGAGTCACCATCATGCCCAAAGACATCCAGCTGGCCCGGCGAATCAGAGGCGAGCGCGCGTAG
- the anks3 gene encoding LOW QUALITY PROTEIN: ankyrin repeat and SAM domain-containing protein 3 (The sequence of the model RefSeq protein was modified relative to this genomic sequence to represent the inferred CDS: substituted 5 bases at 5 genomic stop codons), which yields MSELSDEASESEQLGASLSLWLGDSLLRPEELDVPLDLHTACSIGQYDVVAECIKKREADLDRKNLGGWTPLMYAAYIGHDNIANLLLEAGVNVNAATPKGLTPLMLAASCGNESIAYFLLQVQHPPAKNSYXSILYSVXCFCXGQRTLINFFNVNFLSPYFFLFSKFLPLYETPPAGGXGDLTLXSFLLLLQKVKVGDRNAKGETARALAMLYGYTKIVGLIDSRSPRIKPGHFGDLSSSEDSDGSPPRTRSGRSRVKGVSIHDGPQAIAKFRVGGKSKASEPPAALPGFTPYGEQSESICYRDVTSPINELDGQSHSSRDDSPFFESDMPTMRSSSSSSDGLPHAVGLSWEGSVESNEDSDQSRRSSSRRTNKTHSKGKTRHANSDAALSGGTGNGSKHAHGGPRPSYSGPKDLAEFLEQIGFSKYLPLLEEQDIDLRIFLTLTENDLKEIGITLFGPKRKMTSAIARWHSSAPPPSDALEQAYADQLEAEMQEMAIQLHKRCEEIESLESQVSQEKELRTVMEGCLMEDKMAWKKVHSELVENHRLAQDMSATLTKARACWAELLACLTADRSSGSDPAEGLSCSNMVELMKKLESYQDKMAGTVETLQQSLRRLSAPERVSDSWERP from the exons ATGTCCGAATTAAGCGACGAGGCCAGCGAGTCGGAGCAGCTGGGGGCCAGCCTCTCTCTCTGGCTGGGAGACTCCCTGCTGCGCCCGGAGGAGCTGGACGTCCCGCTGGACCTGCACACCGCCTGCTCCATCGGCCAGTACGACGTGGTGGCCGAGTGCATCAAAAA GCGGGAGGCGGACCTGGACAGGAAGAACCTGGGCGGATGGACGCCGCTCATGTACGCCGCCTACATCGGCCATGACAACATCGCCAACCTGCTGCTGGAGGCCGGAGTGAACGTGAACGCCGCCACGCCGAAAGGCCTCACGCCGCTGATGCTAGCAGCTAGCTGCGGGAACGAAAGCATAGCCTACTTCCTGCTGCAGGTACAGCATCCGCCCGCTAAAAACAGCTATTAATCCATATTATattcagtttaatgtttttgttaggGACAACGCacattaattaacttttttaatgttaatttccTTTCaccatatttctttcttttttctaaatttcttcca CTGTATGaaacgccccctgctggtggctGAGGGGATTTAACTCTGTaatcttttctccttttgcttcAGAAAGTAAAAGTGGGCGATCGAAACGCCAAAGGAGAGACGGCGCGCGCCCTCGCCATGTTGTACGGTTACACCAAGATCGTCGGCCTCATCGACTCTCGATCTCCAAGAATTAAAccag GACACTTTGGAGACCTGAGCTCCTCGGAGGACTCTGACGGCTCGCCGCCCAGGACCCGGTCCGGCCGCAGCCGGGTCAAAGGCGTCAGCATCCACGACGGGCCGCAGGCCATCGCCAAGTTCAGAGTGGGAGGGAAGAGCAAAGCAAGCG AACCGCCCGCTGCGCTGCCCGGCTTCACGCCGTACGGCGAGCAGAGCGAGAGCATCTGCTACCGGGACGTCACGTCACCCATCAACGAGCTGGACGGTCAGAGCCAcagcagcagag ACGACAGCCCGTTCTTCGAGAGCGACATGCCCACcatgaggagcagcagcagcagcagcgacgGCCTGCCTCACGCGGTCGGACTCAGCTGGGAAGGATCCGTGGAGAGCAACGAG GACTCGGATCAGAGCCGGAGGAGCAGCTCCCGCCGGACAAATAAGACTCACTCCAAAGGAAAGACGCGGCACGCCAACAGCGACGCGGCTCTGTCCGGCGGGACGGGAAACGGCAGCAAACACGCACACGGCGGGCCGCGGCCATCTTACTCCGGACCGAAG GATCTGGCAGAGTTCCTGGAGCAAATCGGCTTCTCCAAATATCTCCCACTGCTGGAAGAACAAGACATCGACCTGCGGATATTTCTCACGCTGACGGAGAACGACCTGAAGGAAATCGGGATTAC GCTGTTTGGTCCCAAACGGAAGATGACGTCGGCCATCGCGCGGTGGCACAGCAGCGCGCCGCCGCCCAGCGACGCCCTGGAGCAGGCCTACGCCGACCAGCTGGAAGCAGAGATGCAGGAAATGGCCATCCAGCTCCACAAG CGATGTGAGGAAATCGAGAGCCTGGAGAGCCAGGTGTCTCAGGAGAAGGAGCTGCGGACGGTGATGGAGGGCTGCCTGATGGAGGACAAAATGGCCTGGAAGAAGGTCCACTCTGAGCTGGTGGAGAACCACCGGCTGGCTCAGGACATGAGCGCCACGCTGACCAAGGCCAGGGCCTGCTGGGCCGAGCTGCTGGCCTGCCTCACGGCCGACCGGAGcagcggttctgacccggcAG AGGGGCTGAGTTGTTCCAATATGGTGGAGCTCATGAAGAAGCTGGAGTCCTACCAGGACAAAATGG CAGGGACTGTGGAAACCCTGCAGCAGAGCCTGAGGCGGCTGAGCGCCCCGGAGAGGGTCTCAGACAGCTGGGAGCGGCCCTAA